From Candidatus Krumholzibacteriia bacterium, the proteins below share one genomic window:
- the rarD gene encoding EamA family transporter RarD — translation MEADPTETRRGVVYGLTAYLWWGFAVLYFWLVREVPAPELLAHRIAWLVPLLIALLAVRGGGRTTIEFLRHGEKRRTLLLTTVLLSINWFIFIWAATHDRVLEISLGYFINPLVSVLLGFLVLKERLRRAQWWSVGLAAAAVGFLLVRTGQLPLVSLGVAVTFAFYGLLRKRLSLGGIAALSIETAVMWPVAVGYLVWLGADDRLWFLHHGWATDGLLLCAGVMIAVPMVAFGNAVRRVDLSTIGFMQYLAPSIQFLIGIWVFGEAIDVDRLTAFLVIWIALAIYSTDAWRARQRRLRVRGAA, via the coding sequence ATCGAAGCCGATCCCACCGAGACCCGCCGCGGCGTCGTCTACGGCCTCACTGCGTACCTGTGGTGGGGCTTCGCCGTGCTGTACTTCTGGCTCGTGCGAGAGGTGCCCGCGCCCGAACTGCTCGCCCATCGGATCGCCTGGCTCGTTCCGCTGCTGATCGCGCTCCTCGCGGTCCGCGGTGGGGGCCGCACGACGATCGAATTCCTGCGACACGGTGAGAAGCGCCGCACCCTCCTGCTCACCACGGTCCTGCTGAGCATCAACTGGTTCATCTTCATCTGGGCGGCCACGCACGACCGCGTGCTCGAGATCAGCCTGGGCTACTTCATCAATCCACTCGTGAGCGTACTGCTGGGCTTCCTGGTGCTGAAGGAGCGCTTGCGGCGCGCGCAGTGGTGGAGCGTGGGCCTGGCCGCGGCGGCAGTGGGGTTCCTGCTCGTGCGCACGGGGCAACTGCCACTGGTGTCGCTGGGCGTGGCCGTGACCTTCGCGTTCTACGGTCTGTTGCGGAAGCGGCTGTCGCTGGGGGGGATCGCGGCGCTGTCGATCGAGACCGCCGTGATGTGGCCGGTGGCGGTCGGATACCTGGTGTGGCTGGGCGCCGACGACCGGCTCTGGTTCCTGCACCACGGCTGGGCGACCGATGGTCTGCTGCTCTGCGCGGGCGTGATGATCGCCGTGCCCATGGTGGCCTTCGGCAACGCGGTGCGGCGGGTCGACCTGTCGACGATCGGGTTCATGCAGTACCTGGCACCGTCGATCCAGTTCCTGATCGGGATCTGGGTCTTCGGCGAGGCCATCGACGTCGACCGACTCACGGCCTTCCTCGTGATCTGGATCGCGCTGGCGATCTACAGCACCGACGCGTGGCGCGCGCGGCAACGCAGGCTGCGAGTGCGCGGAGCGGCCTGA
- a CDS encoding NAD(P)H-binding protein, translated as MKICIVGASGKLGRYMIAHSLDRGHEVIGVCRTQSVDKLDDVADRITIIPGPTNDPRVVARAVDGCDGVLTVLVPWGVHGYATGTARAVLDHAPPGARLIFSCGWHITRDGQDHYPRGFRFMVGGFGRVLRLLRIADIDDQVRATRLVFDSDSRWTVVRGSDLEEGESQGLPVWSRHVGDPVLKSNKTRRVDFALFMVDALERDELIREAPAIVGRTTPSALAHASDTAAQLDPAG; from the coding sequence GTGAAGATCTGCATCGTCGGTGCGTCCGGCAAGCTCGGTCGCTACATGATCGCCCACTCGCTGGATCGCGGACACGAGGTCATCGGGGTCTGCCGCACGCAGAGTGTGGACAAGCTCGACGACGTCGCCGACCGGATCACGATCATCCCGGGACCCACGAACGACCCGCGGGTCGTCGCCCGTGCCGTCGACGGCTGCGACGGCGTGCTGACCGTGCTCGTGCCCTGGGGTGTGCACGGCTACGCCACCGGCACCGCCCGGGCCGTGCTCGATCACGCTCCGCCCGGAGCGCGCCTGATCTTCTCGTGCGGATGGCACATCACCCGCGACGGTCAGGACCACTACCCGAGGGGCTTCCGGTTCATGGTCGGTGGCTTCGGACGGGTCCTGCGACTGCTGCGCATCGCCGACATCGACGATCAGGTCCGGGCCACGCGCCTGGTCTTCGACAGCGACTCCCGATGGACCGTGGTCCGGGGTAGTGACCTCGAAGAGGGCGAGAGCCAGGGTCTGCCGGTGTGGAGCCGTCACGTGGGCGATCCCGTGTTGAAGAGCAACAAGACGCGCCGCGTGGACTTCGCGCTGTTCATGGTCGACGCCCTCGAGCGCGACGAACTGATTCGCGAGGCACCGGCGATCGTGGGTCGCACCACACCTTCGGCCCTCGCGCACGCCAGCGACACCGCAGCACAGCTGGATCCCGCCGGCTGA
- a CDS encoding PA0069 family radical SAM protein produces the protein MDDAQDGSRSRRHLRGRGASSNRASRFLPRETSMIDDGWGSAERARSEDGRPATSVTPERTRSILTRNDSPDIFFDRSINPYKGCEHGCAYCFARSTHAYLDLSPGLDFETKLFSKPEAAARLREELARPSYRPAVIAIGTNTDPYQPAERDLRITRSVLEVLDECSHPVALVTKSRGILRDLDLLTSLAERSLVRVMFSITTLDPDLARRLEPRASMPAARLVAMRRLHDAGVPVGVLVSPVIPALTDTEVESILEQAASAGARWASTILLRLPREVADLFDEWLAEHEPDRHEHVLSLLRQAHGGDLYRSEFGHRGRGAGPWAEMLRRRFEVAARRFGLGTERDAELRTDLFRRPLERGGQLGLF, from the coding sequence ATGGACGACGCCCAGGACGGATCCCGGTCGCGCCGCCACCTACGCGGCCGCGGTGCTTCGAGCAATCGCGCCAGTCGCTTCCTGCCGCGCGAGACGTCGATGATCGACGACGGGTGGGGAAGCGCCGAACGCGCGCGGTCCGAGGACGGCCGTCCCGCCACCTCCGTCACCCCCGAGCGCACGCGGTCGATCCTGACCCGCAACGACTCGCCCGACATCTTCTTCGATCGCTCGATCAATCCCTACAAGGGCTGCGAGCACGGCTGCGCGTACTGCTTTGCGCGCAGCACGCACGCCTATCTCGACCTGAGCCCGGGCCTGGACTTCGAGACGAAGCTGTTCAGCAAGCCCGAGGCGGCCGCCCGCCTTCGCGAGGAGTTGGCACGACCGTCGTACCGTCCGGCGGTGATCGCCATCGGCACGAACACCGATCCCTACCAGCCCGCCGAGCGAGATCTACGCATCACGCGTTCCGTGCTCGAGGTGCTCGACGAGTGCTCGCATCCCGTGGCGCTGGTGACCAAGTCCCGCGGGATCCTGCGCGACCTCGACCTGCTGACGTCGCTCGCCGAGCGTTCGCTCGTGCGAGTGATGTTCTCGATCACCACGCTCGATCCCGATCTCGCCCGGCGGCTGGAACCGCGCGCGTCGATGCCCGCGGCGCGGCTCGTGGCCATGCGCCGCCTGCACGACGCGGGCGTACCCGTCGGCGTGTTGGTGTCGCCGGTGATCCCGGCGCTCACCGACACCGAGGTCGAATCGATCCTCGAGCAGGCTGCGTCGGCCGGTGCGCGGTGGGCGTCGACCATCCTGCTGCGTCTGCCGCGCGAGGTGGCCGATCTGTTCGACGAATGGTTGGCCGAGCACGAACCCGATCGGCACGAGCACGTGCTGTCGCTACTCCGCCAGGCCCACGGCGGTGATCTGTACCGCAGCGAGTTCGGTCACCGCGGTCGCGGGGCAGGACCGTGGGCGGAGATGCTGCGGCGGCGGTTCGAGGTGGCCGCGCGGCGCTTCGGCCTCGGCACCGAGCGCGACGCGGAACTGCGGACGGATCTGTTCCGACGGCCGTTGGAGCGCGGCGGGCAGTTGGGGTTGTTCTGA
- a CDS encoding exonuclease, producing MRRFQSHFVLDVESDGPHPLDFNMISFALVSLADPTEGFSALLQPIHQNGGGWKAARDVSGISWERQRTEGRDARRVMEEVQAWAVETARRERITIWSDNPAYDWQFWNAYTHHFTGRNVAGFSARRIGDLDAGRRGAPLTTNGWKKWRRTEHTHDPLDDARGNAEALRTILEAMEGGG from the coding sequence ATGCGCCGATTCCAGAGCCACTTCGTCCTCGACGTCGAGTCCGACGGTCCCCATCCGCTGGACTTCAACATGATCTCGTTCGCGTTGGTCTCCCTGGCCGACCCCACGGAGGGATTCTCCGCCCTGCTCCAGCCGATCCACCAGAACGGCGGCGGGTGGAAGGCGGCCCGCGACGTCAGTGGGATCTCGTGGGAGCGGCAACGCACCGAGGGACGCGACGCCCGTCGAGTGATGGAGGAAGTCCAGGCCTGGGCCGTGGAGACCGCCCGGCGCGAGCGGATCACGATCTGGTCGGACAATCCGGCCTACGACTGGCAGTTCTGGAACGCCTACACGCACCACTTCACCGGCCGCAACGTCGCGGGCTTCTCGGCCCGACGCATCGGTGACCTGGACGCCGGGCGGCGCGGCGCGCCGCTGACCACCAATGGCTGGAAGAAATGGCGGCGCACCGAACACACCCACGACCCGCTCGACGACGCGCGTGGCAATGCCGAGGCACTGCGGACGATCCTCGAGGCGATGGAGGGCGGAGGCTGA
- a CDS encoding DUF1028 domain-containing protein: MRRIVLALLLVLTSVSLFVTPARATYSIVARDPDTGQLGVAVQSHWFSVGALVPWAQAGVGAVATQSLVDPTYGPLGLDLMRAGRSASQSLEGLLVADAHPEIRQVAMIDADGNVAAHTGTNCIPHAGHVTGENFSVQANLMDRETVPQAMASAFRSTDGDLAARMLAALQAAQDEGGDIRGEQSAALLVVSGTPTGRPWADVVVDLRVEDHDDPVGELTRLLEVHRGYEKMNEGDLALERGDVDAAQQAYGEAQTVLGDNLEASFWFAVALANAGEDDRAIAMFHRIFEQGENWRRLTPRLVEGGFLQVDEEMLERIVGE, encoded by the coding sequence ATGCGTCGCATCGTCCTGGCCCTGTTGCTGGTTCTCACCTCCGTCTCCCTGTTCGTCACGCCCGCCCGGGCTACCTATTCGATCGTCGCCCGCGATCCCGACACAGGACAACTGGGCGTCGCGGTCCAGTCGCACTGGTTCAGCGTCGGGGCGCTGGTTCCGTGGGCCCAGGCCGGGGTCGGTGCGGTTGCGACGCAGTCGCTGGTCGATCCCACCTATGGGCCGCTGGGCCTGGACCTCATGCGGGCCGGTCGATCGGCGTCGCAATCGCTGGAAGGTCTGCTCGTCGCCGACGCCCATCCCGAGATCCGCCAGGTCGCGATGATCGATGCGGACGGAAACGTGGCGGCACACACCGGCACGAACTGCATTCCCCACGCCGGACACGTGACCGGAGAGAACTTCAGTGTGCAGGCCAATCTGATGGATCGCGAGACGGTGCCGCAGGCCATGGCCTCGGCGTTCCGCTCGACCGACGGAGACCTCGCCGCCCGCATGTTGGCCGCGCTGCAAGCCGCCCAGGACGAGGGTGGCGACATCCGCGGCGAGCAGTCGGCGGCGCTGCTCGTGGTGAGCGGAACCCCGACCGGCCGCCCGTGGGCCGACGTCGTCGTCGACCTGCGCGTCGAGGACCACGACGATCCCGTCGGCGAACTCACCCGACTGCTCGAGGTCCACCGCGGCTACGAGAAGATGAACGAGGGCGACCTGGCCCTCGAGCGCGGCGACGTCGATGCCGCCCAGCAGGCCTACGGCGAGGCCCAGACCGTGCTCGGCGACAACCTGGAGGCGAGTTTCTGGTTCGCCGTGGCGCTGGCCAACGCCGGCGAAGACGATCGTGCCATCGCGATGTTCCACCGCATCTTCGAGCAGGGCGAGAACTGGCGACGTCTGACCCCGCGGTTGGTCGAGGGCGGCTTCCTGCAGGTCGACGAAGAAATGCTGGAACGGATCGTCGGGGAGTGA
- a CDS encoding HNH endonuclease signature motif containing protein, producing the protein MRIIEKLESLRRREHSATVELIAALVECYRTKAYLDAGYESIWDLLVRRLDYSFAAASRRNAATKIVARYPFVLEMLRSHRTSLTVLAKVIGPLNSADDPVALLESIDGKSQREVERILACGRPVAKPVERVRRQVVRKPTSQPAPLLAGGAGASSGGASGAEVAIASGAGVAASGAEATSNAGHNGTSSAEADSSSPAGPTPARTSAAEATTATEATTATEAAAEPETEERVSLSFSLTAEDYESFEQARAILAHKLPANMSLEDAFNELVAFYLAKKKPARKQSAGRAEPGRSAKNPTRGRASAPSTGPSVETNTQASRDEETRTAASDDTRNHVSTEVEGANRPAPAPRSRHVPADTRAAVLDRDGHRCTFVAPDGTCCNATRNLEIDHVQPFALGGSHEAENLRVLCAAHNRRAAERVFGPLPRRKSGATRCGADRRTTS; encoded by the coding sequence GTGCGGATCATCGAGAAGTTGGAGTCGCTGCGTCGGCGGGAGCACTCGGCGACCGTCGAGCTGATTGCTGCACTCGTGGAGTGCTATCGAACGAAGGCCTATCTCGACGCCGGGTACGAGTCGATCTGGGATCTGCTCGTGCGACGGTTGGACTACTCCTTCGCAGCGGCGTCGCGTCGCAATGCCGCGACGAAGATCGTGGCGCGGTATCCGTTCGTGCTGGAGATGCTGCGGTCGCATCGCACCTCGTTGACGGTGTTGGCGAAGGTGATCGGGCCGTTGAACTCGGCCGACGATCCGGTCGCGCTGTTGGAGTCGATCGACGGGAAGTCGCAGCGGGAGGTCGAGCGGATCCTCGCCTGCGGCCGGCCGGTGGCGAAGCCGGTGGAGCGGGTGCGTCGGCAGGTGGTGCGGAAGCCGACTTCGCAGCCGGCTCCGTTGTTGGCCGGCGGGGCGGGAGCTTCGTCGGGTGGTGCTTCCGGTGCGGAAGTGGCGATCGCCAGCGGCGCTGGAGTCGCGGCTTCTGGAGCGGAAGCGACGTCGAACGCCGGGCACAACGGGACTTCCTCGGCGGAAGCGGATTCGTCATCGCCCGCCGGTCCGACGCCCGCTCGCACTTCCGCGGCGGAAGCAACCACCGCCACCGAAGCAACCACCGCCACCGAAGCGGCCGCTGAACCGGAGACCGAAGAACGCGTCTCCCTCTCCTTCAGCCTGACCGCCGAGGACTACGAGTCCTTCGAACAGGCCAGGGCCATCCTCGCTCACAAGCTCCCGGCGAACATGTCGCTCGAGGACGCGTTCAACGAGCTGGTGGCGTTCTACCTCGCGAAGAAGAAGCCGGCCCGGAAGCAGTCCGCCGGCAGGGCCGAGCCCGGGCGATCCGCGAAGAACCCGACTCGCGGCCGGGCGAGCGCGCCGTCGACCGGGCCCTCGGTCGAGACCAATACCCAGGCCTCCAGGGATGAAGAGACCAGAACCGCGGCCAGCGACGACACGCGAAACCACGTTTCGACCGAAGTCGAGGGTGCGAACCGACCAGCACCCGCACCACGCTCCCGCCACGTCCCCGCCGACACCCGCGCCGCCGTCCTCGATCGCGACGGCCACCGTTGTACCTTCGTCGCTCCCGACGGCACGTGCTGCAACGCCACACGCAACCTGGAGATCGACCACGTCCAGCCGTTCGCACTGGGTGGATCGCACGAAGCCGAGAACCTCCGCGTCCTCTGCGCCGCGCACAACCGGCGCGCCGCCGAGCGCGTCTTCGGGCCGCTTCCGCGGCGGAAGTCGGGCGCGACCCGCTGCGGAGCCGATCGAAGAACGACGTCCTGA
- a CDS encoding Ig-like domain-containing protein has protein sequence MLRAPHHALPSPAATLARRLGVLVTAIASTCLLLVVGCGDDDDSNPTGPGRDSTVPRIASVMPIADDTAVDDGTDSKAPAASAYRRGSGTSVVMEFEPDLPPSSTITIVITTDATSITGEPLEQETVFGFTTGDAADVTPPELVSVEPANGTSVDPATSTIVFTFSEPIDTARFEPSTIGGQLLLLLDAIDDRIDVRGTADPWPVVDGRTQTWRGFETVTEGDGSPRFEGYGFTRSFEERADGSVYVRDFHDDPPAEADEWDVFERDGNAVWYLGYGELDEGTPVEARFADRVTWLPLPPIPAAGWSGDTTTPFGDVTASLHYSGAVVSREDLSLEPITTVDGGPIGPVVVWSDCWKVSLQYVIRDGPTSLLEGDATLWHAPGVGLVREDTDEWDHVEDRVATYDEWLFTFADDGGSGAKARR, from the coding sequence ATGCTCCGCGCCCCCCACCACGCGCTCCCGTCGCCGGCCGCGACGCTCGCGCGGCGGCTGGGCGTCCTCGTCACCGCCATCGCGTCGACGTGTCTGCTGCTCGTCGTCGGCTGTGGTGACGACGACGACTCCAACCCGACCGGTCCGGGCCGCGACTCCACCGTACCTCGCATCGCATCGGTCATGCCGATCGCCGATGACACGGCGGTCGACGACGGAACCGACTCGAAGGCCCCGGCCGCCTCCGCCTACCGGCGCGGCTCGGGCACGAGCGTCGTCATGGAGTTCGAGCCGGACCTGCCACCATCGTCGACGATCACGATCGTCATCACCACCGATGCGACGTCGATCACCGGCGAGCCCCTCGAGCAGGAAACGGTGTTCGGCTTCACCACCGGCGATGCCGCCGACGTCACGCCTCCCGAGCTCGTCTCGGTCGAGCCGGCCAATGGCACCAGCGTCGATCCGGCCACGTCGACGATCGTCTTCACCTTCAGCGAACCGATCGACACCGCGCGCTTCGAGCCGAGTACGATCGGGGGTCAGCTCCTGCTGCTGCTCGACGCGATCGACGACCGCATCGACGTCCGTGGCACCGCCGACCCGTGGCCGGTGGTCGACGGCCGGACACAGACATGGCGAGGCTTCGAGACGGTGACCGAGGGCGACGGATCCCCGCGGTTCGAAGGGTACGGCTTCACGCGCTCCTTCGAGGAACGGGCGGACGGAAGCGTGTACGTCCGCGACTTCCACGACGATCCGCCGGCGGAGGCCGACGAGTGGGATGTCTTCGAGCGCGACGGCAACGCCGTGTGGTACCTGGGCTACGGTGAACTCGACGAAGGCACGCCGGTCGAGGCGCGCTTCGCCGACCGTGTGACGTGGCTTCCGCTGCCACCGATCCCCGCCGCGGGCTGGAGCGGAGACACGACGACGCCCTTCGGCGACGTCACCGCGTCCCTGCACTACTCCGGCGCGGTGGTGTCGCGCGAGGACCTCTCCCTCGAACCGATCACCACCGTCGACGGCGGCCCCATCGGCCCCGTCGTGGTGTGGTCGGACTGCTGGAAGGTGTCACTGCAGTACGTGATCCGTGACGGCCCGACGTCCCTGCTCGAAGGTGACGCCACGCTCTGGCACGCCCCGGGCGTCGGACTGGTCCGCGAAGACACCGACGAGTGGGACCACGTCGAGGACCGCGTGGCCACCTACGACGAATGGCTCTTCACCTTCGCCGACGACGGAGGGAGCGGAGCGAAGGCACGACGGTGA
- a CDS encoding CDGSH iron-sulfur domain-containing protein, with the protein MELEPGKYAWCACGLSEGQPFCDGSHKGTGLAPIVFELAEPKKVALCGCKHNGTGEAFCNGAHSKL; encoded by the coding sequence ATGGAGCTCGAGCCCGGTAAGTACGCGTGGTGCGCGTGCGGCCTCTCCGAGGGTCAGCCGTTCTGCGATGGCTCGCACAAGGGAACCGGCCTCGCGCCGATCGTCTTCGAGCTCGCCGAGCCGAAGAAGGTCGCCCTGTGCGGTTGCAAGCACAACGGAACCGGCGAGGCCTTCTGCAACGGAGCACACTCGAAGCTCTGA
- a CDS encoding acyl-CoA dehydrogenase family protein has protein sequence MLDHGLTEHQKMIRDLAHKIAENEIRPVAAEYDLSGEFPWPIVEKMAQADLFSVFVDEEYGGLANGTPIMNMAVVTEELSKACGGIALAFAGSALGALPIVLGGSEEQKKKWLPDIAAGKKICAFALTEHQAGSDAAAIRTTAIKDGDHYVMNGTKQWITNGGEADIYSVIALTNPAKGPRGTSAIVVEKGSEGLSFGKKEDKMGIRGSATREVVMSDCRVPVENCLGREGTGFITAMRTFDASRPGVGAQAVGIAQGALDLAVDYATERKQFGTPVSSFQGLRFIMADMAMKVEAARSLVYAVARYVDMLPKERPTMYSAMAKCYAGDVAMEVTTDAVQVFGGYGYMRDYPIEKYMRDAKITQIYEGTNQIQREEISKILVSEHLAR, from the coding sequence GTGCTCGACCACGGTCTGACCGAACACCAGAAGATGATCCGCGATCTGGCCCACAAGATCGCCGAGAACGAGATCCGTCCCGTCGCCGCCGAGTACGACCTGTCCGGCGAGTTCCCCTGGCCGATCGTCGAGAAGATGGCCCAGGCGGATCTGTTCAGCGTGTTCGTCGACGAGGAGTACGGCGGTCTGGCCAACGGCACGCCGATCATGAACATGGCGGTGGTCACCGAGGAGCTGAGCAAGGCCTGCGGCGGCATTGCCCTGGCCTTCGCCGGCAGCGCGCTCGGCGCCCTGCCCATCGTGTTGGGCGGCAGCGAGGAACAGAAGAAGAAGTGGCTGCCCGACATCGCCGCCGGCAAGAAGATCTGTGCCTTCGCCCTGACCGAACACCAGGCCGGCAGTGACGCCGCCGCGATCCGGACCACGGCGATCAAGGACGGCGATCACTACGTGATGAACGGCACCAAGCAGTGGATCACCAACGGCGGTGAGGCCGACATCTACTCGGTGATCGCTCTCACGAATCCCGCCAAGGGTCCGCGCGGCACCAGCGCGATCGTCGTGGAGAAGGGGAGCGAGGGTCTGTCCTTCGGCAAGAAAGAGGACAAGATGGGAATCCGCGGGTCGGCCACCCGCGAGGTCGTCATGAGCGACTGCCGTGTGCCCGTCGAGAACTGCCTCGGTCGCGAGGGGACCGGCTTCATCACCGCCATGCGCACCTTCGATGCCTCCCGCCCCGGCGTGGGCGCGCAGGCCGTCGGTATCGCGCAGGGAGCGCTCGACCTGGCCGTGGACTACGCCACCGAGCGCAAGCAGTTCGGCACACCCGTGTCGTCGTTCCAGGGTCTGCGCTTCATCATGGCCGACATGGCCATGAAGGTCGAAGCCGCGCGGTCACTGGTCTACGCCGTCGCCCGCTACGTCGACATGCTGCCGAAGGAACGGCCGACCATGTATTCGGCCATGGCCAAGTGCTATGCCGGCGACGTCGCCATGGAGGTCACCACCGACGCCGTGCAGGTCTTCGGCGGCTACGGCTACATGCGCGACTACCCCATCGAGAAGTACATGCGCGACGCCAAGATCACCCAGATCTACGAGGGCACGAACCAGATCCAGCGCGAGGAGATCAGCAAGATCCTCGTGAGCGAGCACCTGGCGCGGTAG
- a CDS encoding NAD(P)-dependent oxidoreductase: MSSLRGRVVVVTGASRGIGRAIALRAAADGARVVLAAKTTREHAKLPGTIHQVAAECEEAGGEALAVKCDLRDETQMAEVVSSVLERFATIDVLVNNASAISLTGTLDTPFKIYDRMFDVNARGSWGMTRLCLPHLLESDHAHVLNLAPPVDLDPKWFARHSAYTLAKMAMSLWVLGMSQEFAGKVAFNALWPRTTIDTAAVRNLLGGEPLARRSRTPQIMADAAHAVLLRDPKSFTGNFCIDEELLGETGVTDFEHYAVDPSEDLQIDLFVDEDGGGSSIL; encoded by the coding sequence CTGTCCAGTCTTCGAGGTCGAGTGGTCGTGGTCACCGGTGCCAGCCGGGGGATCGGCCGCGCCATCGCCCTGCGGGCCGCCGCCGACGGCGCGCGCGTGGTCCTGGCCGCCAAGACCACCCGCGAGCACGCCAAGCTCCCCGGAACCATCCACCAAGTGGCCGCCGAGTGCGAGGAGGCCGGCGGTGAGGCCCTGGCCGTGAAGTGCGATCTGCGCGACGAGACACAGATGGCCGAGGTCGTCAGCTCGGTGCTCGAGCGCTTCGCGACGATCGACGTGCTCGTGAACAATGCCAGCGCGATCTCGCTCACGGGCACGCTCGACACGCCCTTCAAGATCTACGATCGCATGTTCGACGTGAACGCCCGCGGCAGCTGGGGCATGACCCGGCTGTGTCTGCCGCACCTGCTCGAGTCCGACCACGCGCACGTCCTGAACCTGGCCCCGCCGGTGGATCTCGACCCGAAGTGGTTCGCGCGGCACAGTGCCTACACGCTGGCCAAGATGGCGATGAGCCTGTGGGTGCTGGGGATGAGCCAGGAATTCGCCGGGAAGGTGGCCTTCAACGCCCTGTGGCCGCGCACGACCATCGACACCGCGGCCGTGCGCAATCTGCTCGGAGGCGAGCCGCTGGCGCGGCGGAGCCGAACGCCGCAGATCATGGCCGACGCCGCGCACGCGGTCCTGCTCCGCGATCCGAAGTCCTTCACCGGTAACTTCTGCATCGACGAGGAGCTGCTGGGCGAGACCGGTGTCACGGACTTCGAGCACTACGCCGTGGATCCGAGCGAGGACCTGCAGATCGATCTGTTCGTCGACGAGGACGGCGGCGGGTCTTCGATCTTGTGA
- a CDS encoding methyl-accepting chemotaxis protein, producing MRKTSIQIKLLSFLALILVVILGTSTGITVWQTGDLLTEAGDRGVEALEKATDLQATTLFASFEKGARRSLMVGDMDEFQYLLEDLAEVPGVHEIGLTGPEGALLYQGRSDGEAVGLTAEEFRHTVAQQGEIDHQAEDRAMVLSRAYLLDDDCLQCHDGSPGDLSGVLYLTYDTSALNDLRAESEQFVQQAQQRGMVQNAVLGVVALLITLGGTVVLVRRVMCRPLRQLIDRAHAMATGNADLTARIEWNSGDEFHELADAFNAFIEKIRVAIVGVTDRSRRMTEAANELMRVGQEVSQNAEETTVKVDVVKTASSQIDDSVQMVAAASEEMNATIGEVAQNATQAYEVAKEALQVSDTSSATTSQLAESSTAIGNVIKMIDDIAEQTNLLALNATIEAARAGEAGKGFAVVATEVKELASQTTKATEDIARRVEGIQNDGQAGVAAMQSIRDIVGRINEIADMISSAMTQQNAATAEIAQNTSEAARGTGDIKQSIDVVSEVASRTLQSAHAINTTSSQLNDLMAEIEKELDSFRV from the coding sequence ATGCGCAAGACGAGTATTCAGATCAAACTCCTGTCCTTCCTCGCGCTCATCCTGGTCGTGATCCTCGGGACATCGACGGGAATCACGGTCTGGCAGACGGGAGACCTGCTCACCGAGGCGGGCGATCGCGGGGTCGAGGCCCTGGAGAAGGCCACCGATCTGCAGGCGACCACGCTGTTCGCGTCGTTCGAGAAGGGCGCGCGGCGTTCGCTCATGGTGGGCGACATGGACGAGTTCCAGTACCTGCTCGAGGACCTGGCCGAGGTGCCGGGGGTCCACGAGATCGGTCTGACCGGTCCCGAGGGCGCACTGCTCTACCAGGGCCGCAGCGACGGCGAAGCCGTCGGACTGACCGCCGAGGAGTTCCGCCACACGGTGGCGCAGCAGGGTGAGATCGACCATCAGGCCGAGGACCGCGCGATGGTCCTGTCGCGGGCCTACCTGCTCGACGACGACTGCCTGCAGTGCCACGACGGCAGCCCGGGTGACCTCTCGGGTGTGCTCTACCTCACCTACGACACGTCGGCGCTGAACGACCTCCGGGCCGAGTCCGAACAATTCGTCCAGCAGGCCCAGCAACGCGGAATGGTCCAGAACGCCGTCCTGGGCGTCGTGGCCCTGCTGATCACGCTCGGCGGGACCGTCGTGCTCGTGCGCCGGGTCATGTGCCGGCCGCTCCGCCAGTTGATCGACCGGGCGCACGCGATGGCCACTGGCAACGCCGACCTGACCGCGCGCATCGAGTGGAACAGCGGCGACGAGTTCCACGAACTGGCCGATGCCTTCAATGCCTTCATCGAGAAGATCCGGGTGGCGATCGTCGGCGTGACCGATCGCTCGCGCCGTATGACCGAGGCCGCCAACGAGCTCATGCGCGTCGGCCAGGAGGTCTCGCAGAACGCCGAGGAGACCACGGTCAAGGTCGACGTCGTGAAGACGGCGTCGTCGCAGATCGACGACTCGGTGCAGATGGTCGCCGCGGCGTCCGAGGAGATGAACGCGACCATCGGCGAGGTGGCCCAGAACGCCACCCAGGCCTACGAGGTGGCCAAGGAGGCACTGCAGGTCAGCGACACGAGCTCGGCCACGACCTCGCAGCTGGCCGAGAGCAGCACGGCGATCGGCAACGTGATCAAGATGATCGACGACATCGCCGAGCAGACCAACCTGCTGGCGCTGAATGCCACGATCGAGGCCGCGCGGGCCGGCGAGGCCGGCAAGGGCTTCGCGGTGGTCGCGACCGAGGTCAAGGAGCTGGCCAGCCAGACCACCAAGGCCACCGAGGACATCGCGCGCCGGGTCGAGGGGATCCAGAACGACGGCCAGGCCGGCGTGGCGGCCATGCAGTCGATCCGCGACATCGTGGGCCGGATCAACGAGATCGCCGACATGATCAGCAGCGCGATGACCCAGCAGAACGCCGCCACCGCCGAGATCGCCCAGAACACGAGCGAGGCGGCGCGTGGCACGGGCGACATCAAGCAGAGCATCGACGTGGTGTCGGAGGTGGCCTCGCGCACGCTGCAGAGTGCCCACGCGATCAACACCACCAGTTCGCAGCTCAACGATCTGATGGCCGAGATCGAGAAGGAACTCGACAGCTTCCGCGTCTGA